A region of the Thamnophis elegans isolate rThaEle1 chromosome 1, rThaEle1.pri, whole genome shotgun sequence genome:
TTTCCTCGATGCAGAATGTAATACGAACAATATTTTTGAATAGGGTACTCTAATTGAGGCATATATGGAAATCTTCCTACATTTTATTCCTGCAATAGAATACATGAACTCAAACCAATCCCATCCCAATATCTTAAATGCTTCAAATTGCATCTGACCTCTGtatcacaataaattaatagaaCTTTATCACTTGAAAGAGACCCAACAGTACAGGTCTACAGTCCATATGTTACTTCACTACTTCACAAAAACTAGCAAAAAGAAAACCTAATACAGAAAACTACATTGAATGGGAAAAAATCACAACGTTCTCTCTAGTAGAAACATAATGGTCCTTAACAATCACCACTACCACCTGCCCCTTTTGAAAAAACAGGATTGATTTTGGggaagtttatttatccactttGACCTAACATCATATTCCTCTCTAAGATTTAGGAATCTTATTATCTCAAAACTTTGCAAGTTCTCCTCTTGTAAATCCACAAATGAGGCAGGAGAGGGGTCTCTGCATCTTCCTGCagcccacaacacacacacacacacacacacattccgcCTTTTGGTCCCAATATTCATAGATGCCCCCACAAGTGCAGCTCCCCGCCTGATATACCCTTAATTTAAAGCAGACAAAACTATCCTATATGCAGAACAGCTTTAAGAAGAAAGCAGAACACAAACTAAAGGGCAGTTTCCAGGGCAATCAACGCCTGGCACGCAAGGAAACCTTCGTGGACCTTGACTTGATCTGACAAGGCCGTTCTCGAGCACACGCAGAACAAAATTTCCCGTAGATCTCGGGATCTTATCCGTTTTCTTTCTTCGAGAGGGAGCCCTTAAAAGTGAACTCACCGTCGATCTGAAGTTTACGAATCCTACGCTGGTCTTGCCAGCTGCGTGATTTCATCGAGGGCGACCCAGATGTTAACTCTCTCGCCCGGAGGACTAGGAGGACTCCAGCAGGACTATCTTCGGAAGGTCTAGCGTGTTCCAAGGCAAAACACCACCGTCCTTTAGGGAACGCTCTCCCCACCTGCCCTCGGGTGCAGAAGTCGCTCAACGAACGGTAAGAGCAGCGGGCAAATATGCCACGGACTAGGAAGACCTCCCCGTCATGCCAACGGCAGCACTGAATTCCGCACGTGCAGATCAGACGCGcctcctcgccccccccccaactctcccTTCGGAGCCACTCCGTCTCTTTCGCGCGAGCTCACCTCGAACCAGAAGCGCCGCCCTCCCTGCGACCCCCGAACTGCAGCCGCAACCGCCATTCTTCCAACGACCACCTGCCGACGAGCGTCCTGCCCACTCCCAGCTCAACAGCTGGGCGCCGCCCACACCTTTTGTCTTTGGCCAACCCGCACCGCATCCCTCCCCTCCGGGGCGCTCTCTCCAACCAATAGAACTTTGAAAGGGCCCAGCTTGCTCCGTCCCCGTCAAGGGGAGGATGCCATTGGCTACATGGCTGTAAACGCCCCCTCCAGGCGGAACATGACTGGCCAGTTTTTCTTTTCCCTAGTTACGGCccctggagggttttttttgggagaaagaggtagaacgggagggggggaaggaggcggAGCGTTCGTGTCTCGTTCGAACAAGAGCTGTCAACAGTACAGACTCCCgcgtgaaaagggggggggggtggagattgCGCTGTCATGTGATGAGCTAAGATGGCGGTCTCTACGGAAGGTAAGAGGCGTTGAGAAAGACGGAGAGGTTTGTAGTATTCTGTCTTCCTATTTCTTATGCTCGCGGTTTACCTATTTTTGAGTAGGCATGTATTGATTACGGGGATAATTAGCCACTTTTCTCCCCCGTTCAGTGGTGTCCGATTCTCCGAATCTGCCTGGACATGCAAGGTTTTGCAGaaggggtttgccattgcctccttcataGATCTGACTGGCACAAgattatccagctggctttgtgcctaaggcgggactagaactcagggtcTGCCGGTTTCTTGCTGATGCCTTAAGCAATTGAACCAGATTGAGTTTCTAATTAGCCAGAAGTCCCTTAAACGCAAGTGGGAACGCTCTTTTTGGTATCGTTCGCTTCTGAACGAATATGCTTAGCATCTTGTTTCACGGAAGCTCATCGTTGGAAACAAATCGTTGTTAAAATGGTTATTGGGTTAGTAATCTGTACAATTTGGGTTAGTAATCTGTACAATTACCTGAGGAATGATGGTTGGCTTGTGTTTTGTTTCACTAAGCGCCAACAGTGGAAAACAAggtgaatgccatcactctggaGTAAATCAGACTTTTCCAACTTGCCCTCCCAATGCAGTCCCTGTATGCTGGAAGCCTAAGAGGCCTGGGAAGATTGTAGTAGTTCACAATTTGGGCAGATGAGCTGTGCTGTAGTGTAGTTTCGTTTCTATTGTAGAACTTTTGCTGTTTCTTAATTTAAaaagctggggtgggggggatcctTTTTACTTGGAATCTATGAAATGGCTGCTAGGCATAGTaagcatttattaaatttaaatgctgCCTATTTCACCAATACAGTGATTCTAGGTAACTTACAATgtgataaaaaggggaaaaagtacaatagaattaaaattagaagtaaataaaaaaactaaaaaccaACATTATGAGTGGCCTGGAGGTGGGGATCTTCTCCCAGTCAGCCACTGCAACATAACAAGTCCCTGTCAGGGCCCCAGACCAAGCAGCAGAGCCAAGTTTTCAGGCTCTTCTGGATGGCCGGGAATGTAAGGATGGACTTTGCCTCCAGTGGGTGGCAgccacaacagaaaaggctctttttCTGGACCCCACTAGCAGAAATTTGGCACATGACACCTTTCTTTTTGGTGACACCTAACTTTGGTATAAACattctcttccattttttctgTCCCATGATGTTGCTTTCCTCTTATCTTCAGCTAATTAAAAAGGCAGATTTAAGTTGTCTATATTGTACCAGTGGTAAAGtcttgttttcctctttattCTGATATTATCCAAGGATAGCTTTGGGGGGGTAGGAATTTGTTAAGAGGCTTTATCATCTATCACCTTGGAGAGAAGATGACTGCAGTAACTGGGAACAAAAGTAGTGAGAGAGTTTAGGAATTGGCAATGCTGGTGTATTATTCTGCAAATTCAAAGATGAGTGGCTCAGCAGTGAGAAAGGGCTTAAGCTAATGGTTcttaaactggggggggggctgcccacaaagggcagtggtgggattcaaataatttaacaatcgattctctgccctaattatttcttccaacaaccagttcaccaaactgctcagaaacttaacaaccagttctcccaaagtggtatgaactggctgaatcccaccactgggtaataTTGACATATCCTGGATGTTACAGAGCAATCTGTAACTGTTTGTTGTGAGTCAGGGTCCAGTTTAGGACTGCTGCTGTTGagatacagtatttttcggagtataagattcacctttttccctcaaaagagaggctggaaatctgggtgcgtgttatacactgaatgcagcatttttttgcctcctgaaaccctgtccTATCaccaaatggctgtgcatagcttgtaggaagctttcagaaaactcctgggggccggggagggcagaaatgagcaaaaatgggccaagcTCCAGGAGCACtatataagcttcctaatgccccttttttttggacaaaaaatgggctcgtttttgtgaaaatgggattttttttgctcgtttttgccccccccccccttcaggaacactctacaagcctcctaagggctattcatgccctttttttggaaaaaaaaaaacaggctgtttttgggaggtttgcagagtgcaaaacctttttaaaaaatttgcctcttaaaaaccttggtgcgtcttatactccaaaaaatatggtatatgtgtAAAATAACAGTCTGTTTTGGGCAaacaaatgacatttttttagGCCAGGAAAAGGTAATTTTGTCAAACAATTTAAGAACCACTGAATAAATAATCTGATTTGGATAAATCATGTAGTTATGATGATTTGCCAGTTGCAAAATCTGAGTTCTGCTTAGGTACGCATAGGAGTATAATATTATCAATGTAGTATCACTAAAATATTGTGGTTTGAGAGGCAAATTGTTTCTTGTTCATGTTCCAAGCCACTTCTTAAGAAATTTTGTTCACAAGTAAGTGTCTAAAATGGTGCTACTATTGATTTATTTTGGCTTACACATATGTAAATTGATATAATTCTAGGTTCAGACTTGGAAGCCTCATTGCTCAGTTTTGAAAAGTTGGACAGGGCATCTCCAGACTTGTGGCCAGAGCAATGTAAGTAATTGAATAAGTAAATAGTTGTGGATTACTCTAATGTAAAGCAACTTTAACTCTACATTGAAGAGTTGTTATTTCTAGTAAGATGCTATTGCAAGGATTAATAATTAGACCTTTTAGATTCTTAACATATGGAAAAAGACCCTTTTTGAGATAATAGATCTAAGTTTCTAAAGTTTTTGACTAGTTCATACGACAACattaaaaagtatattaatgaataTACTATAATAACTTTGTATGGCCAATATAATTTAGtattacttatttttaaaaagccaaatatCAGTTTGAGTAGCATGCCagggctctttaaaaattatgcagagctagaataaaaattacattttctgCAGGATCAAATCTGGGTctatcactgggaccagaggttttgtcttccgagctttcggactcatgctggagctcaTCCTCAGGGAACTCTTCTGTGTACTAAGCACatagagaagttccctgagaatgggttccagcatgagcccgaaagcttggaagataaaacctctggtcccattAACTGACTCAGATtgcatcctgcaacattattctgcGACTCGCATATTCGCCAATATTTGTGATTACACTTTGTcttatttaatttacatttaaacATAATAAATTGTCTTAATGAAATATTTCCTATTTATTCAGTAATTCagagataaatatatattttatacaacTGGAAAAGGATCTCTGTGTTTTTTCCCCATGTTTTCAAATGTTTTGTTGCACAAAAGTGAATCATGGCCTATATAAGGTATTATGTCTTTTATACTGAGGTTTTCTTCACTCCTTATTTCTACTTGGCAAAGTAAGTCAGTAGGATCTCATTGCCTTCTTATTAAGCAAATGGTAAGAGTTGAATACATGCAACTCTTGTATGTAGTGCACTGCAAGAGActtattatttttcatatatttgagcaaaaaagaaaagatcagATGTTCAACGTGTTTCAATCTGAATGAGATGATAActgaataattatttaaatgtgaaTAATAATTACTTGCTTATATTAAaatcatcagatttttttttaaatgggcaaGTGAATCCTTTAACCATTTGAGTTAATATTTGAGGTTGAAGTAAAACAGATCTTGGTTGGAAGTAAAATGCTAGTACATATGTATGTGTTTTTACTGTGATGAGCCGATATGGCATTTAAATGGTGTTTGTTACACTGATGATTCACTGAGCTGTCCTGTTAAAATATTGCTTTTAGCATGCTTAAGTTTGAGCATGTTTATTCATAGACAGAGATTTAAAAGAGCTCAGGAAAGTAATCTTGCATGGTTTATTTCAGAAGTAAATTCTGTTGAGTGTGTGCacatttaaaaggtaaaggttcccctcgcacatatgtgctagtcattcccaaatctaggggcgatgctcatctccgtttcaaagctgaagagccagtactatccaagatgtctccgtggtcatgtggccaacatgactaaataccctaggcacacagaacgctgttaccttcccactaaaggtggtccctatttttctacttgcatttttacatgctttcgaactgctaggttggcagaagctgggacaattaacgggagctcactccgttacatggcactaggtattcaaactgccaaactgctgacctttctgatcgacaccgcagcatcttagtcactgagccattgtgtcccttGTATGCACATTTCTCCAGAAATAAATAATGCTGATGTTGTGAATAAACATGTAGGATTAAGTGTAAATGctaccgtttttttttttttaaagtgggatGGATGAAAAGATGGCTTGGTGATAATCaaaaacaatagtaataatagtcaCTAAGCATTGCATACCAATATTATAGACACATAGCTTAATAAAACCCTCATAAACTAAGATAAATTTATATATGTGCTGAATTATAATGTAGCAGTTTAATAAAGTGACAGAAATGGTGATTGCCTTTAgagttgtgtaaaaaaaaaatcaaactaaatTAACTATGTCTATCTTGTCTCCAGTACCAGGTGTTGCTGAATTTGCAGCTTCTTTTAAAAGTGTAAGTACTAATATGTAAAGTGTAAGAATTGATGTTTGTCATAAATAGGCAGTGCAGTCCTAAATTCTACAGAAAATGGAGCTTATCACAATAAAAAACAGCTAAGtagaaaatattgaataattataaATGTCTAGAAAAATCAATGGAACTACTTAACTTTTTGTTTTCTTACtatgttttcttatatttttcccTCATGCAGTAACAACAAGATTTTACCCTAGCCTAACAAATTGatattggcttttaaaaaaataccctgtATTTGTTGCCTTGAAAAGAATTGCTCCATTGGATAAAGTAATCTGTTTAGAAATCTTTTATTTAATCAGAGTAGAATTTTGTAAAATGTTATAGTTCTGTATTTCAATCAGTTATTATAAATTTTTAAAGGTTTCTAAAATAGATAATAATTTGTTTATGAATGCTTGTTTTTAATAGCCCATCACCAGTTCTCCACCTAAATGGATGGCTGAATTAGAAATGATGATATCGACATGTTGAGAGGTGAGTTTCTAGTCAGTGCTTGATAAAATCATTTTTGTATTACATATATGGTTAATATTAAATGTTATTATCATATAAAGTCTGTTGAGGTTTCTTATCTACCATATGGTGAAGAAATCAACATAATTATTAGGGCCAGTAATTATGATACTTTTTAAGTATATACTTTAGAGGTAAATGAGTTTAatttgtttctaatttctttACTCTGAGTCCTGAGAATATTTTCCTCTCCACACAAACAACCACCAGAAGGATTTTCTTTgcttctcccttttttttaatcaaaccctGGGAGTTTTTTTCCCTCTCTATTCTTCAGCCTGCCTATCACCCTTCAAGGTAAGTAACTTACAGATTTGGACACCCTCTTTCCAGGCATGAAGTAAATTAAGTAAACGAAGTGATATATTAAGTGGTTAAAGGGGATTGAGATTGGAGGGCAACAGTTTCCCTTCAGGAAAGCTTAAATGCAACATGCAGACTGCAGAGATACACTGTTGCAATCCTGACATTTTCTGCTTGATGAGGGAAACTATTGCTGCCATCAAATTATTTATTGCTGAGTCATTACCACATTAACTATGTGAAACTTGGGCCATGTTCTAACAATACATATTTGATAACTATATTCCCAGTTCTCAGATGAGCACCAATGCAGTCTGATCTTCATAGGATGGAGAAAATCAAGCTTGGCTCACAATTTATAAGTTTTGACTAAAGCTAAACTCTTGTTTTTTGAATTTGGTCTCCTTAACAGCCCCAGAGAAGCATCAGTATTACTGGACAAATTGATATCGTTCTGCAGAGCTTTTGTAATCAATTAAATATGGACAagctagagcaggagtgtcaaactcaagacctatGGGTCAGATacagcctgcggggtgcttagattttGGCCCACAGTGCCgacttggaaacagcaaaggactgacccGTGGCCCACAATGTCTCTGCCAGCATGCAGCCCTCCcagactccattttcactggcagacagtTGCAGGAATACGTTGCAACTGAAAACTGAGCTTGGAAGCCTCTTTTTGCTGCAAAGTGCTTggcccaccacaggtgcccctgacgcAAGTGACATAGAGCTGGCCACAACCCTAGCCATGGCCCCCcagctcaaacacaaccctgatatggccctcaatgaaatcgagtttgatacccctgacatAGAACAAAACAAGAGTTATGCACATTTTGTGTATTCTCTGGGTGTGATTGCTGAACTTTAGCCTCTTGGGACATCTGGGGAACGTGTGGGTTGAAAAAGTCACAATGGCAgccacaatcacatgaccaaagCTCCACCTCTTTTTTATATGCtccttgttttttttggggggggggacttgcatGTAAAGTGTCCTGGAGAAAGATAAATCTTTTTATTGGTCAatgtacaagtaatccttgatttacaaccacagttgagcccctaatttctgttgttaagtgagacctcCCAGCTTCCCCAAGAtgaagcacaaccctgatgcagtcctcaatgaaatcgactttgacacccctgagctagagtGACTCTTAAAGACCAAGTTAAAAGACACATAGAATTACAGAACCATATGAATTAACATCCATTGGTCTTAGTGATTAAATATTAATATGGAGTTGAATAACTACCATATATACTCATAGATAAGCCACCCTTGAATTAACCAAAATACTATGAAAATGTACCACCTGCAGATAAGCCAATCTGCAGGGAATCTATTTTCTATGGTATTTTACTTAAAAATTCAAGGATAGGCTTACCTGTGAATGAGTTTATATATGAGTATATACATGGTATGAGTACTTTAACAAGTACTTTACCATATATATTTGCAGATAAACCTATCGATGGATAAACCGAACCCAATTTTGGGGAAATTTGTGATACCTACAATTCTCTGCTTATCCACAAGTATATTCGATTCTTCACTATCTTGGAATTGCCTAATCATAGCATTTTCTATCATAGCCATTCTAATGAAATGCCAGTTGGCTCGTTGGacagcaatttaataaattttccTGTCAGGAAACTGCAAATCTATTGAGTCAATATCAAACGTAATGGaacaaagtgaaaaaaatatcctGGAGATTAGATTCAAAACGGCCAGTCATGTCTTGCTTTATTGTAATATAACAACAATATGTAGAAAAAACTAACTTCATTTGTTTACATTATATCTTCCAGGTTGTCCAGATGATAATTACAATATATCTTTTCTTTACTATCAAATAGGTACTCATATACCAAtactaatagcacttagacttatatactgcttcataatgctttacagcctctgtcagtttacaaaatcagcatattgcccccacaatttgGCCCCTCGTTTtatcaaggatggaaggctgaatcaaccttgagccgatcaatcgaactgctggcagtcagcagagttagtctccaactgctggcagtcagcagagttagtctgcattCCACCACGGCTCTTACAGATGTAGTGTCTTTCTGTGTAAACCCAGATACAGTGTGTCCTCTAAAAATAGTGAATTTCATTATATGCAGAATTTGTACAATTGTTATATCAAATTGCCTTTGCTTTCTGCTTGGTTATTATTataggtagtccccgacttacgaccacaactgagcccaatatttctgttgccaagtgagacagttcttaagtgagtttttccccattttactccCTTTcttgtcacggttgttaagtgaatcactgcagctgataagttagtaacctggttgtgaatctggcttccacattgacttggcttgtcagaaggtcacaaaaagtgatcacgtgaccacggaacACTACAACTGAATCAGTTGCCCAGCagctgaatttttatcatgtgatcatggggatgctgcaatggttataagtgtgaaaaaaggtcataagtcatttttttcagtgccattgaaacttCGAAAGGtcataaacaaatggttgtaagtcaaggactacctgtataagggtTCAGCTCTAGTAAAAGCATGATTCattcattattaattatttaatgaCAATGTTTGTAAATTACACACTTGTTTCTTTAGAGCTGGGAAGTCTCACTACAGCTAATCTGATGGAGAAGGTTAGAGGTTTACAGAATTTGGCATATCAGTTGGGACTGGATGAATGTAAGTATTGCACAGATACTTAAAAATATAGTAGGGTTATTGCAGGAAAATgtcatatgtgtatgtatgtccaATTTGTTCACACTGATTAACTATAGGTAACAAAAATCAGTGATGACTGCAATATATTCTGTTTTGTACTGTTAGTTTATAAAATCTTTCCCGTTCTCATCCTAAAAATGGGAGTGGCTATTTCAAATGATTGTATAAAATTTATTACATAAATAAGTAATACCTATTCCTCCAACCCCTTGCTGCCCTATGGTAGTTTGGAATTCCTGCAGGTTGTAATCCACCAAATCGAAAAGGCATTAAATAAAGTAGACTGCTATATGCCAATGTGATCTTTGTTTCTAGCAATTCAGTACTATATTCATTCCTGAAAGATAGAACAAGCATTATTTTGTTGACATAGATACATAATATAGCATTGATACCATTCTGGATTACATAATATTGACATTTCAGGGCCTGTACTGGCACTATTTTATGAACTGAGGCAGCAGCTGTTATAGATTCCATTCCTAAATACATTCACACTAAAGTCAGCATGCTTATTATTACTATCAGAAATTAATGCAGAAGCTGCAGCATTAGAATAGATCTACGTACTACCCTAGGTGTTTATGCATTTTAGTGAAAAACTTGCTAGCGATGTTTGTCTGCTATGAAATTCATTAAATGTAATACAAATGGAACTGCTCAACTGAAATATGGCAGAAGTGTAGCTCTGAGCCCTTCATAATGATTCTTGTTATAGAAGATTAAATATTACCTTACTGATTGTAAGATAGTGAAATAACTGTTCAAAAGATCTAAGAGATAACAAAATACACCTTACATAGCCTCTGGGTGGCAGCAGATGGCTGATTAGAATCATGATATTGGGAAATACATGTTATGTTAGATTTGGAAGCTCCCATTGACTTCTTAACAATTTTAAGATACATGAATTGGTAAAATGTAATAAGTTAAATTGTGttaatttgttatttttctaTTAATGGTCCTCTGTTCTCATAGGCAATTTTTACTGAGAATCATTATCCTTATTGGAAGTTATGCAAATTTAGGAGCATAAAATTTAGATTTCAGAGTTAGTCCTTTGAAACTTAACTGGTTCTTCAGTTAGTTTCAGCTATACATTTGTAtaccttttattaatatttccccTAATAAAGCTGTTACTACATTTTCTTTGCTGCCACAAAATATCCTGTTTATTATGTTTTGGATGTTGGTAATCCAAGAGAGT
Encoded here:
- the LIN52 gene encoding LOW QUALITY PROTEIN: protein lin-52 homolog (The sequence of the model RefSeq protein was modified relative to this genomic sequence to represent the inferred CDS: inserted 1 base in 1 codon); its protein translation is MAVSTEGSDLEASLLSFEKLDRASPDLWPEQLPGVAEFAASFKSPITSSPPKWMAELEXDDIDMLRELGSLTTANLMEKVRGLQNLAYQLGLDESREMTRGKFLNILEKPKK